The Natronospira bacteriovora genome has a window encoding:
- a CDS encoding SlyX family protein produces the protein MSEDRLNRLEEKLAFQEHSLTEMSDTLYRQQQEIDALKEHQRELAERIRVLQDKGSGASEEEVPPHY, from the coding sequence ATGAGCGAAGATCGTCTCAATCGACTGGAAGAGAAACTCGCCTTCCAGGAACACAGCCTGACGGAGATGAGCGACACCCTTTACCGTCAGCAACAGGAAATCGATGCCCTGAAGGAACATCAGCGAGAACTGGCCGAGCGAATTCGCGTCCTTCAGGACAAGGGATCGGGTGCTTCGGAAGAAGAAGTGCCGCCGCATTATTAG
- a CDS encoding response regulator: protein MSAAPEIPSATGKPLVMLVDDHSVVRMGVRQALEHDFRVLECANAAEADMALCRQNPDLAVVDLSLPDRDGLSLISEWQQRKGHLPGIVAFSRHSDAGIIARALELGARAYINKRASLEALRTGLHAVQRGERFLDPDSERRLQQSRDDGALTPLTLDRLTTRELEILGAMAEGLCANGLARRFNISTNTVGNHRRNMMRKLGVSSLTELSRLATRLELPHS, encoded by the coding sequence ATGAGTGCTGCCCCGGAAATCCCTTCGGCAACCGGGAAACCGCTGGTCATGCTGGTGGACGATCACTCGGTGGTGCGCATGGGTGTCCGCCAGGCCCTGGAGCACGACTTTCGGGTGCTGGAGTGCGCCAATGCCGCCGAAGCGGACATGGCGCTGTGTCGGCAGAATCCGGATCTCGCCGTCGTGGATCTTTCCCTGCCGGATCGGGACGGCCTGTCACTGATCAGCGAATGGCAACAGAGGAAAGGCCACTTGCCCGGCATCGTTGCCTTCAGCCGCCACAGTGATGCGGGCATCATTGCTCGAGCACTTGAACTGGGTGCCCGCGCCTACATCAACAAGCGGGCCAGTCTGGAGGCGCTGCGAACGGGACTGCATGCTGTTCAACGTGGTGAACGCTTCCTCGACCCCGACTCCGAACGGCGCCTTCAGCAGAGTCGCGACGATGGTGCGCTTACCCCCCTCACGCTGGACCGGCTCACCACCCGGGAGCTGGAGATTCTCGGCGCCATGGCCGAAGGCCTGTGCGCCAATGGCCTCGCCAGGCGATTCAACATCAGCACCAATACCGTGGGTAATCACCGTCGAAACATGATGCGGAAACTCGGCGTGAGCTCACTGACTGAGCTGTCGCGCCTGGCCACACGCCTGGAACTTCCCCACAGCTGA
- a CDS encoding globin-coupled sensor protein produces the protein MLCEKLRINETNLSLRLSFMNLGQAELNTIRRLQPWLKKRASRIARKFYDFQFEHESSLGFFNEYAERNNIPLARLREHLESAQTEYMLQWGLAGERGIDLKYFERRLRIGQLHNQIGLPQKWYMGSYALYMQLLEDQLRRDYFFRPFFRNRARRALFRIMLLDMQAVSDGFLVDLLGELGDVERIITVRNNKEDLSDHVNGVKMYLRELLEKVTSCCEELSGAMDSLRAKAETLSSSAQQEAASIQQMNATLMHIRQSVTQNDERVRETACITIGRKDSNGDTVELTTEETLSLTAAMRDIGSASREIAEIVDLINEIAFQTNLLALNASVEAARAGHNGRGFAVVANEVRALSVKTKESSENIKRLVQRATGAITKGDSFVLDVAERIQAIAEDLGRQTTSIAEFTSASQEIDRAAQSNAQGADEIFSIAEQLRENTRELRQALKGQSVEDTHNSPATAASPY, from the coding sequence ATGCTGTGTGAGAAGCTGAGGATCAATGAGACGAACCTTTCCCTGCGCCTGAGTTTCATGAATCTGGGGCAAGCGGAACTGAACACCATACGCCGCCTCCAACCCTGGCTGAAGAAAAGGGCCAGTCGGATTGCCCGAAAGTTCTATGACTTCCAGTTCGAGCATGAATCCAGTCTCGGCTTCTTCAACGAATATGCCGAACGCAACAATATTCCCCTGGCCCGCCTGAGAGAACACCTTGAATCGGCCCAGACCGAATACATGCTGCAATGGGGGCTGGCCGGTGAACGCGGCATTGACCTGAAGTACTTCGAAAGGCGGCTGCGAATTGGCCAGCTCCACAACCAGATCGGCCTTCCCCAGAAATGGTACATGGGCAGTTACGCCCTCTACATGCAACTGCTGGAAGATCAGCTGCGACGAGACTACTTTTTTCGTCCCTTCTTCCGGAATCGTGCCCGACGCGCCCTGTTCCGCATCATGTTGCTGGACATGCAGGCGGTCTCCGACGGTTTCCTGGTGGACCTGCTCGGGGAACTGGGTGATGTGGAACGAATCATCACCGTGCGCAACAACAAGGAAGATCTTTCCGACCATGTGAATGGCGTGAAAATGTATCTCCGTGAACTGCTGGAGAAGGTCACCAGCTGCTGCGAAGAACTCAGCGGCGCCATGGACAGCCTGCGCGCCAAGGCGGAAACCCTGTCCAGTTCGGCCCAGCAGGAAGCCGCCTCCATCCAGCAGATGAACGCCACCCTGATGCATATCCGCCAGTCGGTTACCCAGAATGATGAGCGGGTTCGGGAAACGGCCTGCATCACCATTGGTCGCAAGGACAGCAATGGTGACACCGTCGAGCTGACTACCGAGGAAACCCTTTCCCTGACCGCCGCCATGCGGGATATCGGCTCGGCGTCCAGGGAAATCGCGGAGATCGTTGATCTGATCAACGAGATTGCCTTTCAGACCAATCTCCTGGCCCTGAACGCCTCGGTGGAAGCGGCCCGCGCCGGCCACAACGGCAGGGGGTTCGCCGTGGTGGCAAATGAAGTCCGAGCCCTTTCGGTGAAGACCAAGGAGTCCTCGGAGAACATCAAGCGTCTGGTGCAACGGGCCACCGGCGCCATCACCAAGGGTGACAGCTTCGTGCTGGACGTGGCCGAGCGCATCCAGGCCATCGCCGAAGACCTGGGGCGCCAGACCACCAGCATTGCCGAGTTCACCTCCGCCTCCCAGGAGATTGATCGCGCCGCCCAGTCCAATGCCCAGGGGGCCGATGAGATATTCAGCATCGCCGAGCAACTGCGCGAAAATACCCGCGAACTCAGACAGGCCCTCAAGGGTCAGTCCGTGGAAGATACCCACAACTCGCCCGCCACGGCGGCCAGCCCCTACTGA